The sequence below is a genomic window from Hydractinia symbiolongicarpus strain clone_291-10 chromosome 10, HSymV2.1, whole genome shotgun sequence.
ACCATATCAATTTAAACAGTGTATATACTTCATTTCATACTTCTATTGGTTGAATAATTTGCATCTTTGTCAATATTTTAACATATGTCGGGCCATCagaaaactaaacaaaaacataaCTTAAAACTTCTGAAGCAACTTAATCTTTGAGCAgtgaaatgtgataaataaattcATACCTGGGACAAAACTAGCTCTGATCCTTTCAAATCAATTTTAGCTAACCCTATTTCACCTTTTGCAAGTCCACGTCCTTCAACAACAGCTAAGAGAACCGATATTTATTATGTAAAAGACATATAGAATAAAACATTTACAAAATTTGCATGACTTGTATTATTTACACCATTATGTTTTACTACTCAAAATTATATACACTCTTAGTATTTGCAGCACAAAAAGACCTTACCAACGATACTGCTACTTTGGATAAGATGTGGAGTACCAGTAGTTCTTGGTGTTCGGCGGGATCCTGGAACAGTACTTATACTTCCCCCAGTGAATGGTGTATGTTGGCGAAGGGCTCTTGACGAGTTGCTGCAAATTTAACAAGTGTCATGctattaaaatttcatttttacagAAGAAGTAAGCAAAGAATACTTTATACAAACAAGTCGTTCCATAATAGATCATACAATTAATGTCAGGTCAAAAGACAAGTCTTTATATTTAAtccttatatttaaaaattgctGTAACGAAAGATTTTTATGTTAACTTTAACACTgaaatttaggaaaaaaatgCCTTATAGAGAATCGGCCTAATAGTGTCATTTATAGTTTATATTGAAGAAATGATGGTGCCACCATAAAAATCAGATTCAAAGCACATTGCCGATTTAGAAGACGCCTCTTCTGCAcacttttctaattttttggtgtttttataAATACATCTGAGTAGCTAATACAGTTGAGTTTTTAACATGAAAAATTGTAGTAGGCTTTTATAGGACCatgttttatcataaaattttattgcagACCAACATGCAGATCTTAGGGACGTCACCAAACATTCAGGAGGCCTGGAACAGGGAAACAATTGAACTTGGTTAATAAACCTAATTTTTCAAGAAGTATAGTGTAATTGAGTTTCCTGTATTTAATTAATAATTGCCTTGAAAAAAAGAATGAACAAGTTTACCTTGATTTAGCACCAAAACTAGATGATTTTCTGACAGGATAAATCTTGCTGCTTGTTGTTCCAATATTTGACAATGTTAGGTGTGGTGTATCAAGATTGAAAGCTAAGagtaaattatataaaaagctTCCAAAGGTGTTACAGAAATTGGAGTACCATGGTTAGCCAAAAACAGCATACAACCTTCTCGAATAGCGTCTAGCCCAGTCTGTTTTGCAGTACAATATTATGCAGTTTTAAGACTTTTTTACTTGAGTCCTCactcaagttaaaaaaagtagCTAGGGAGTTTCTTGCCTAGAAAAAAAAAGGTGGCAGACATTATGGCTAATGGCATTCAGCTTTTTTGTTGTACGAGCCACTGTGTAGGGCCGATTTTGTCCTTCTGCAATTCTGTCCTAATTTCCATTGTGTTCGCAAAAAAGTGCTGCTATCACATTTTCCTATAATTCCTTTCATTGATCAATTTTTAATATAAGTATTATGATTATGTGGCTGCATTTTTTCCTTTTGCTTTATGTTGGTAATAAAAATGGAAGTGGTAGTACAAACCTGTCATTCTTGAAAGTAGTTATTATTTAATGCTTTATACCATTTTATACTTATATGTTTTATACTTAGATGTAATGCTATTTATGCCATTTTGGAGTAAATTTGATTGTATTTTATACTTTATGAGTAATTAGAAGAtgtttttaatacaaaattaGAATTATGAAGAATAGGTGGATCTCTAAGAGGTTAAGTAAACTTTCAATTAAACAACAAAAGTTAAAGGAGTAACCTGGGAGGGAGCATTGCACGAGTAAGTAAAAGAACGACTGAAAAAAACCAAAataagaatttatttattttttggaaggaaatattgactttatccaaataactaactttttttCTAATTGGTCTTTCACACCTTCAAATTGAATAGGAGTTACGAATGAATGTTTTTAACACGTACCATCCCCTTGAGTATAAtttctcaaaataaaaaatatttgattttcctTTCCGAACAGAACTGACcaacttgaaaagaaaaaacaccTCAAATCTCTCATTTCTAAAAATGTCACTCCGttcatgtctttaaaaaaacaaaagaagaaaaatgtaaaaaaaataattctccaGCAAAAGGAGACTGATTAGACATCAGAGTAAACATCAATCTTCTTTTATGCCAGCCTGTTCTGTTTCTGCAAGACGCAGAAAAATGTTAAAGGACTTGTAAAGTTCTATTTCTATGGTATACTCAGTTATGTTTTTgtgaataataatatttaaaaggaCAACCTTCTGAATATTTATCGCCTTGGAAGTGTAAAAGTATCACCATCATCATGAGTATGCTTGAAAAGGGtgataaaaaatctttaaaacagtttttcatAGTGTTCTTTTTTGTATACCATCTATTACATTTTAAATCTCCTTTACAAAACTACAGAAGCTCTACAAGGGAGAGTGCTACTGTGCTGAAGCCAACGTGGTAATCTAAGGGATTTTATCTTCAAAAAACAACGACTCTCTAGATATTACATCTTAAAGACGaaagtttaagttaaaaatgccttttttggaaaaagtaaaataaatagaaattgGGGACTTTCtggaaaacaagtaaaaaatcattttacacCATTTTATCACCATTCTAAAGAATATCCTATGAGAGTtggaaatgaagtagttttgtaaatgaagtCACTTTTTTAAAGGCAGGAAAAAATGTCTCTATACTTTACaaggtaaaaagtttcaaattatttttatatcatttgatAGGTATTTAAAAATGCTTCTTTGGTGTTTATGAATGAATAATCTTTGATTAACTATAGCTGAAAAAATTGAGATTCTAAAAAAACATGCTTATAAGGTATACCGtcactgttctgcccaatcttaggacgctGCCTAATCTTTGAACATAAAATTGCCcaatcttaagactgggcagggcgtcacaagattgggcaaaagaccatCTAAGGCCCATCTTTGGcgccttttagattttaaagaagggatgtACCGTACGAGCTCTGTTTTTTGCAGGtcccaacaaacattctcaggcacattaaaacatcatacttcagaatcagaaaaatcgtatttaaccatattattagttagctagctgttaatttcattggatgagatgtttagccagctagcgagctgtagccagctagctaatatcATAGTCTATTGAAGAAAAACCTGATAGACTATGCTAATATGgttgagtagtttcaattttttatacataaaatacatggtatatataaatttttgaccttttgattttccaagaaaagtttcaatttaaagttcctattaaaattctaaaaattttattgttctgtttgtcttccacaattgttctaagattgggcatgtacgtccatagattgggcatttgtcactgtcggaagattggcctggccagtcttaagacaggGTGCGTTCCAATATTGGGCAGAACATCACCACCttaacagaaaaatatagctagctaggctaAGCATGACAAATCAAACCACAGGATGGTGCTTACATAAACTAGACAGAACAAATGAGTTAATCACACTATGAATCAACATTACAATTTAAAAGGAAAATGAAGGTGAGGATATAGCTATCTATCTGGCTTGTTTAAAAGAGTTTCAGCtctctttttcattttatttctgtaCTTTTGCCGCGAAACACGTCAGCTGTTATAAGTTTAAGAAATACTTACAATACTTAGCGCTTTTTTCTGAAAATGTCAAAGATTCGTCAGTTTTTCGACTATTACAACTAGTCCTACCACTGAAGATAGACGATATCTTGGTTCTTGAATATACTCCTGATGAGCTACCGGCGTCCATTATTGTCAGACACTTTCAGTTTCGCTTCGACCATTTTACCCAGAAATTCCCGCTTGGGGAAAACAAAGAAGATTTATGCTGAATAGGGAAAGGTAATGGTGGCTgttttagaacaaaaaaaaataaatccgggcatatttttagttaaaaaagtatttttcttatttctgtaattagtaattaataaaaattgaataacaCAAGGGAAATTTTGTGATCACATGCTAGAGCGAGCATGACGCAATCATCATGGAGAAGATATAAAGTTGGCAATCATGCGATAATGTAATAGCTTTTCTAGACAACTACAGTATAACAAAGACGTgcttttttcgcaaaaaattggagaaaattatttattataagCTGCATGTTGTAATACTTATTGATTAAAATGATTTGGAAATCCCTAAATGTTGTCCAGATGAAATAACAATATCCTTCGTGTACACTTTAGTATAATTGACATCTCGGTATAGACCTACCCGCGTTGTTTCTTCCGGCTTTTTTGGCTGCCACTTCATGAAATTTGTATAGAGAAAGAAGGATGTTATCAGATTGAAATGATCATTAACCAAGAGCTTTCTGGATTAGATGTTAAATTAACAGCTGTGATGTTTACTAGAGAATTACAGATAGAGCTTGATATTGTTGAAGTTGTAAATATTGTTGTTTTATTGGTGTTACTTGTTAGATTAGTGCAAAAgattggtttaaaaattttgaaagattTGGCTTGTATAGACATTTTTGtttcaacaaaaacatttgTCGCAATTTGGACAATTTTTACGAagttaaaattttgcaaaaagtcGCATTTTCTGCATTATGGATACTCTCCTCACGGCCTTCCTGTCATCTGGAATGCAGCATACGCCACAccaaacaagttttaaaattccTGGTCAGAGTTGGATTGATAAAGACAATATAAATTGTATTATCCCATCAGTAGTAGATAATATTTGCATGAAGTCCATAatcacaaaagaaaaagaatatccATGGCAATATTACAAGATGGCAGCAACAACAGGTCTgtgtgtgtagctagctagggtTATCAGTTCGGGAGATGACATATAGGGAAATGGTTTCCCATATAGGAAACTGTTtcctaaactaatttttttgattttaatttgcaGTTCCCTTTTGAGTAACCGTTACCCATTCTTAGAACCATTTTGCGGAAAGAggctacaataatttttttctttctgttaaaATTTGTGGGAAATTTCACTGTTTCAAATCGGAATCGGAAACTGTGAAGTTTCCCAAATGGGAAACCGTTTCGCAAATAGGTAGTGGTTTCTCTTTTTCACTCAACTCCTGAACTGCTTATGTATATTcaaatagatgtgcatattttacatggctagcctcacaaatatcaagggatataccctgtctattatttccaggagaggccatggcttagatggagtgtcctaaagtatttaatgctcattttgagctacccAAACCCAATTAGGGTACATGCTGTACTAGACAGCTCacagcaacatccaacagcccacacagtgagCCATCTAccaaatttccctcacatgactTCAGTTAACCCAGGGCTAAGAGTACGGGAGctatataaccactaatctacggcgccagtTTGTTTTATTCCATTCCTTAATTTGTGAGTGACCCCATATGCAAATCAACAGGCAGAAAATGCAGGCATATTAGACCAGttcattttaaaatgttatttctgaGTGCAGCGTTCTTTTgctgttaaaattaaaatatagtttACATTTAATGAGATTTATGTATTAATAAAAGAAAACTTCTAGCAacgaaaaaatgactttctttaccCAAAGTCTGCATTTTATTGCCTCTTaatatttctgatttttttttgcacatgcCCATGCACAAGAATTCCATCAAAACATTaaaagctatatatatatatatacatatatatgtgtgtatatattAATATGCCTACAATAAATTCTGCATACCTATAAAATCAGgccttttcaggagaggcgtgcaatAGCACGAGCACACCTACATACATAAGCAAAATGGCTTAGGCGTGCTATTGATAGCACCtgtaaaatgacaaattttataagaagttaACCAGTGCAGCACACCCAAAACCACACTTAAAATACTTGAGGCGTGCTTTTTGGCACACACATattaaaattttcctgaaaaggCCTGTAAAATCGTTTGCAGCATAACTTTTTTTGCCAATTTAGCATTCTATATGTTTCATGAAGCCTGGTTTTTTAGTATTTGGCTATGAGCTTAGCCTTGCTCTGAAGATTTGTGATATGtgaattaaaacattttatttttatattgtgtTAACATTTGCTGTCATTTTAATCAATCTTTACCAGGTTTTCAACAGTTTGGTAACCCAGAACTGTCTACAGAAATTGATGTAAATCCACTAGCCAATACAGAAGTTTCAGGAACCGAGGCACCATATTCATCATACTTAACCCACCAAATGTATCacaaacttaaacaaaaaagaatttcttcacttatttacattgctgcaagGTGTTGCCTTAAACTTGGATGCATGATTACAAGTGAACATTCTGATTTAACACCCCATGAATGTTGTACAGAAATGGCTAATCAAAATATCCACTGTGTTTGTGAAAACCTCCAAAATGGTAATAGATGTTGTAACTTGCATAATCTTTACATCCAAAATATGAAGATAAATAATAACAGTATATCATGGACAGTTACGTACTTAAAAAATGATTCTTGCAATTATGAGATCAGTGTTGCCAATCCCATATATGACATTTCAATGGAATCTACCAATTTTGTTGATATATCTACCGACTCCTTTGAAATTGAATTCTCCAGCCATGGCAGTGACACTGAAAATGTATTTGAATTGGAATCGAATTGCTTGCAAGGGTTCACTTTTCATATACATGGTGGTAGTGTTGAAGGTAGTAATGATGATGACAGCGAAGGTGATAATGAAAGTTTGGTTTATGAAACTtctgatgatgaagatgatgatgaataTTGCTTTTATTCCTTCGAAGTTGAACCTGTTGAGAGTATGTCATGTGACACAAGTGGTATATTTCATGAAGATATCCCTGCTATGCTTGATATCAGAGTCAATACTTCAAAACAAAAGAACATATCTAAGTATCATCAAAAGTGCGTATGTGGAATGGAAAATGAACCAAGTAAGAATAATATAAAGGATAACAACaaccaaaagaaaaaagtatctTTTACCAAAGATGTAGAAGTTCATCATTTAATCGCTTGGAAGCATGCTTACAACCAATCTCGCAAAAGTTTCTGGGTTAAAATTGCTAATGATAGAGCTCATTTTCTAAGACGTATTCAAAATGTGGAGAAGGTTTTAGATCCTATTCTTCGAAGTAAACTAGAACATTGTTAAATAATCACATCTCGTTTTACTTTTGtcaatttaaattaatatttttttggcaTTAATTTTCAGTTCCAGTTGAAGTTTTTTCTATTTGAAGATTTTAATCTTATGTATTTTATTAATCGTATGTATTTTAACTTACAAAACATATTTTGGAAAAGAGTGATACTaaacatataaatataaatacaacatataaatgtattatttatatacaataacTTGAAGTAGTTTGTAAAGCACCCTGCGTATTTATAATTttcttaatatatatatttttttatgcgGGAAtatttatcttcaaattttacTTGGGAATACTTTATTGGAAGAAATCTTCAAAAGAGAAATGTTATTTTCGGAGATCAGTCccgtgtaaatatttttttcgcccCAACTGCGAAAAAGACAAAAAGAATGATGGTGCAGGTACATCCTCTGTTTCGATTGGTGTTTAGCGAAGATtatgaatgtaataaataaaattgggaaAGTTTACAACAATATAGAAACTTGCTTTAGATCGCTAGAGGACTGTACACAAAAgcacaaaaatcaaaatataccGTGGATCAGGGAAAATAAGGTTATTTTATCAGAGCAACATCCTAATTTGTATTTATTGTTAATCAGTGTATGTgatttttgtatactttgtgaAACTCCCAGAAACTCCAAGTATATTCACTGATTTTTCGTGTGAATTAGGGAAAAACATGTTTTTCACCCTTTACCTTGCgaatttaatatatataagGTCACGTGACTAAGTCGAACTTTCAACACAAATCAATCGATGCCAGGAAGATACAAAAATTTCGCCAAtaacaatttgtttttttctctttaaatgtGGTCAGCGTTTGTAAATGTGGATTACTAATGAAATTGTTACTGGTTTGTTTGATTTGATTTGTATTCATTGAAGTACAGGAATGAAATTCAGCAAATGAATTTCTAAActtcatatttttttgaaaaatttttttcctaTAAATTTTCCTGTGAGGTCAGCATACAATTTCATCATCTCTTGTAATTACATCATCTCTTGTAATTACATcgtgaaattttcaaaattatgcAAATTCAGCAAGTATTATGACAAAATAATATAAGCTTACAAGATGACTTATCATTATTTACCGTGATAGGGTAGTGATAATATTTTCCCCCATGTCCGTATCTGTGCACATTTTCAATCAAATATTGAAATCTGTGTATGTCTTTAATAACTGTTTCTTGAAACCAATTAACCTTCGGAGATGAAATACAATGATTTTCGTTAAGAATtgggttaaaaaattaaaaaacgtaTTAAGCTATTTCACAAGATTTTAGGAGGCGTCATCGCCACCGTAATTTCCCGCGTGCGATCTTACAAAATTAAATGTAGGTAAGCAAGAAGAAAATTCCGTTACCCTTGTACACAGGGCCACTGATTTGGTATGGAGAAGTTCTTTCAAAATTCAGGCCGAGTATGTAAAACCGTAGCAAAGTATTATCAAGGGTTGTGGGGTTGTACAAGGTGAAGCAggcgttttgtgtttttgctgtaaaaggagCTAAAGTCTTcccaaaagtaaggtttttagttatCAAAAGTCCTTTTTAGATTAGAAACGAATGTTTATTTATAGCCCAATAAATAACAGTCACATCCGTAGTTTTAACACTTGAACATGCGGATGTTAGagcatgcggatggaaaatacgTCCGTTTAGTACGAtccaatcctttcaatatcTGACAGGATTTCCAAAATCAAAACTTCTTTATCTACCTTAGGTAGCATACAATTGCTTTGACATTCTAGCTATTTGAAGTGCTccctgcaattggacctgaCCTAGGTAAACCATGTTGGAAAAGAAACTTTTTGATGTAACCATACCCTTGGTTgttttaggcgtttaaactCAAAACCACGGAAGTTTAAACgtttttcttcccttttttcagaatttcattcattggaaTCTAAAAACTGGGGGACGTTtcaggcgttttttcttccccATCTGTGACTTTCATTCATTTGGAACCTTAAAACCCGCGACGTTTTAGGCGAATTgacattttgcctaagatcgccccAGGTTTGCTTGCTGTTTGAATAAagtataaatgaaaaaatcaataaaacatCATGAGGTCGAAATCGCGGATGCGAAaccaatttacaaaaataattcagtttttttatagattattgtatctatagaatttttttttctaggcCACAAAATTAGGCTTAGGCAAATATGCCTAGGCTGCCTAGCCCTAGAGATCCGTCCCTGAGTCTTAAGTAACTACACAGCAATTTTCTTGGTCTTTTTTTGGTGTCACACTGTTCTTCTTTgtccttttgtttttaacagcaataCCACATTTTTACCAATTGTTTAGCCGCCAAAATAAACTGCTTTATCGAGGTTGTTCAAAGGCATCTTTGCTTATACTACTTTACACAGAGGTAACATTATGCAGCGAGAAAATGAACTTGTTGTTTGTTGTGGTGTTGCTGAGCGCGATCGCGCCCCATTTTGAATTTAATGCGCGGTCAGGGCAAAGTTAGTGTACGCAAGAATTTGATTTGGTGAACACACTGGAAGAAAGGGATgctaacaaattttaaaaataattatgaatAAAAATCAAGTGGCATTTTAATTTCCTTATATGAATGGCAACGTTCGGCCACCATACAGCACCAAACCAAACGCAACACCTACAACAACACACAAGTTCATTTTCTTCTCGCTACATAATGTTACCTCTGTTTCACTCGTTTTACGGCAAAAATTCGTCACGTGACCGTGACAAGTCCTGGGCACGAGGTTAGTGCGAAACTGGACCTAGCACTGCTTAACTATGATGGAGATACAATACACCTCCGTCATAGTAGTCACACGCTTTATGTTTACGTTTTAAATCCCATTCAAGTTTTGCTTCACACTACATACAGCAAGAGAGTTCTAGGCGCGAATAGCATACTTCGTCAAGAAGAACACCCCAAGATGGGTACTGGAAAATTGTGTATAAAGTATCTACTATTTTCATTTAATGTAGTATTTTGGGTAAGTAATTACAGCTTATTTTCCTAAATTAGGCAACAAATAATTCCAACCTAATTAAGCCTACGTTTACATGTGGGCCAAATGAAATTTCATCCTGGGatgaaacctttttttttacatcTCTATTTCACCCCTTTTGAGCATCAACTTtcacagaatttttttaatgtgagtTTATAAGCTTCCCCTTGTTAAAGATGTAAAATTGGTGAACGGTAGAGCAAGGGTTTCAtgatgctagctagctaactattatTCGAAAATTGTAGACCTGTTTTTGGAAAAATGCCTGACAAATATTTCCAATTAGCACATCAGAATGTTGCTAGCAGACAAAGTTTCTATTTCTGACAAGTATTTCCAATTAGCACATCAGAATGTATGCTAGCAGATAAAGTTTCTATT
It includes:
- the LOC130612620 gene encoding uncharacterized protein LOC130612620, whose amino-acid sequence is MDTLLTAFLSSGMQHTPHQTSFKIPGQSWIDKDNINCIIPSVVDNICMKSIITKEKEYPWQYYKMAATTGFQQFGNPELSTEIDVNPLANTEVSGTEAPYSSYLTHQMYHKLKQKRISSLIYIAARCCLKLGCMITSEHSDLTPHECCTEMANQNIHCVCENLQNGNRCCNLHNLYIQNMKINNNSISWTVTYLKNDSCNYEISVANPIYDISMESTNFVDISTDSFEIEFSSHGSDTENVFELESNCLQGFTFHIHGGSVEGSNDDDSEGDNESLVYETSDDEDDDEYCFYSFEVEPVESMSCDTSGIFHEDIPAMLDIRVNTSKQKNISKYHQKCVCGMENEPSKNNIKDNNNQKKKVSFTKDVEVHHLIAWKHAYNQSRKSFWVKIANDRAHFLRRIQNVEKVLDPILRSKLEHC